The following proteins come from a genomic window of Deltaproteobacteria bacterium:
- a CDS encoding DUF192 domain-containing protein, producing MKISSGLSLLLVLFLYTACLAELAAPENPTKEIFINGVRIKAEVVHTPEKIYQGLSGRKALPEGHGMLFVMPALECQHFCMRGMLFPIDIIWIANTRIIGLAQHLSPQDNGTFSSPAPANYVLEVSAGFCDKHRIEINDTIFFK from the coding sequence ATGAAAATTAGCAGTGGCCTGAGTTTATTATTGGTATTGTTTTTATATACTGCTTGCCTGGCTGAGCTCGCCGCCCCAGAAAATCCCACCAAGGAAATTTTCATTAATGGGGTGAGGATCAAAGCCGAAGTGGTGCATACACCAGAGAAAATCTATCAGGGGCTCAGCGGCCGAAAAGCCTTGCCAGAAGGCCACGGCATGCTGTTCGTCATGCCCGCCTTGGAGTGTCAGCATTTTTGTATGCGGGGGATGTTATTTCCTATCGATATTATCTGGATTGCTAATACCCGGATCATCGGCCTGGCCCAGCATCTTTCCCCTCAAGATAATGGCACATTCTCCTCGCCCGCCCCGGCCAATTACGTCTTGGAGGTCTCGGCGGGATTTTGTGATAAACACCGGATCGAAATCAACGATACGATATTTTTTAAGTGA